In one Mucilaginibacter sp. PAMB04168 genomic region, the following are encoded:
- a CDS encoding 5-formyltetrahydrofolate cyclo-ligase: protein MTKAEIRKLYIAKRNLLSQAEYDHLNHRLLRQFQQLNLAGIKCIHLFLPIHKRKEPDTFLIRNWLKDNHRDILLAFPKADFAHHTMQNYADDEQLELSINAFEIPEPVSGNAIDPLTIDMMLVPLLAFDKQGYRVGYGKGFYDRFMVQCRADTRFIGLSFFDPVEVIDDVNEFDRKITEYILPKSNGKMPIV from the coding sequence TTGACCAAAGCCGAAATACGTAAACTATACATTGCTAAGCGCAACCTGCTATCGCAAGCGGAGTACGATCATTTAAACCATCGGTTGCTGCGTCAGTTTCAACAACTTAACCTGGCCGGCATTAAGTGCATACACCTTTTTCTGCCTATTCATAAACGTAAAGAACCCGATACCTTTCTAATACGCAACTGGTTAAAAGATAATCATCGGGATATTTTGCTTGCATTTCCTAAAGCTGATTTTGCACACCATACCATGCAAAATTATGCTGATGATGAACAACTGGAGTTAAGTATTAATGCTTTTGAAATACCCGAGCCGGTAAGCGGCAATGCAATTGACCCGTTAACGATAGACATGATGCTGGTGCCGCTATTAGCATTCGATAAACAAGGCTACCGCGTTGGTTACGGAAAAGGCTTCTATGACCGCTTTATGGTCCAATGCCGGGCTGATACCCGTTTTATAGGATTGTCTTTCTTTGACCCTGTTGAGGTGATAGACGATGTGAATGAGTTTGACCGCAAAATAACAGAATATATTCTGCCCAAGAGCAACGGGAAAATGCCCATTGTTTAA
- a CDS encoding ATP-binding cassette domain-containing protein yields MNHQLNITLANAGRRFNRDWIFKGINYTFTSGNSYAILGPNGSGKSTLLQLLNGSLSPSAGTVSFGFNDKAIDVEVVFKHISLAAPYLELIEDFSLSEVIDFHFQFKPYIADIDKAGLIDLLGMQSSKNKLVRYFSSGMKQRLKLALAFCSDTAMLMLDEPTSNLDTQGTDWYLQLVEKYAGNRLIIVGSNQEQEYSFCSNRLHITTYK; encoded by the coding sequence ATGAACCATCAACTCAACATTACCCTTGCCAACGCCGGCCGCCGGTTTAACCGCGACTGGATTTTTAAGGGGATTAACTACACTTTTACTTCGGGAAACAGCTATGCAATACTGGGGCCTAACGGTTCCGGAAAATCCACTTTACTGCAATTACTTAATGGCAGCTTGTCTCCATCGGCTGGAACGGTAAGCTTTGGCTTTAACGATAAAGCCATTGATGTAGAGGTTGTTTTTAAGCACATAAGCCTTGCAGCACCCTACCTGGAATTAATAGAAGATTTTAGTTTAAGTGAGGTAATCGACTTCCATTTTCAATTTAAACCCTACATAGCCGACATAGATAAAGCCGGCCTTATAGATTTGCTGGGCATGCAAAGCAGTAAAAATAAATTGGTTCGATACTTCTCATCGGGTATGAAACAGCGGCTTAAGCTGGCCCTGGCTTTTTGCTCCGATACCGCCATGCTCATGCTGGATGAACCCACCTCAAATCTGGACACGCAGGGAACCGACTGGTATTTACAACTGGTTGAAAAATATGCAGGCAACCGCTTGATTATAGTAGGCTCTAACCAGGAGCAGGAGTACAGCTTTTGTAGTAACCGCCTCCATATTACTACCTACAAATAG
- a CDS encoding GNAT family N-acetyltransferase encodes MAVNIRRATASDVDNIRQLFYDTVTTVNRQHYNDEQVAAWSAGYHNRENWAGKVAAQHFIVAEEESALAGFASVTSEGYLDYMFVDRNRQGQGIASLLLSELETIAARLFLETLTTHASITAKPFFEKQGFEVVKQQTVQVRGAELTNFVMEKKLAFKSTSILPPV; translated from the coding sequence ATGGCTGTTAATATAAGGCGCGCCACTGCGAGCGATGTAGACAACATACGGCAGTTATTTTATGATACCGTGACCACAGTAAACCGGCAGCACTATAATGATGAGCAGGTTGCCGCATGGTCTGCCGGCTATCATAATCGCGAGAACTGGGCTGGCAAGGTAGCTGCACAGCATTTTATAGTTGCTGAAGAAGAAAGTGCGCTGGCTGGTTTTGCATCCGTAACCAGCGAAGGCTATCTCGATTATATGTTTGTTGATCGCAACAGGCAAGGACAGGGCATAGCCTCGTTGCTTTTAAGCGAGTTGGAGACAATAGCGGCACGCTTATTTCTTGAAACTTTAACTACCCATGCCAGCATAACAGCTAAACCATTTTTTGAAAAGCAGGGATTTGAGGTTGTTAAACAACAAACCGTACAGGTGCGTGGAGCCGAGCTTACCAACTTTGTAATGGAAAAGAAGCTTGCCTTTAAATCTACATCAATTTTACCGCCTGTTTAG
- a CDS encoding alpha/beta hydrolase, with protein MRKISFFILAWLGSVAAVAQPDTLSITLENVKYPYPLSFMPLKVEGQDIRMAYMDVKPTSANGKTVMLFHGKNFGGYYWGNVIEALTAKGYRVVVPDQIGFGKSSKPFIHYSFHKLATFNKKLLDTLGVQKATIMGHSMGGMLATRFTLMYPNTVDKLLLEDPIGLEDYRTFVPYQSAEQDYATELKTSFESVKKYYQTSYFTQWKPEYDYLVKIGAGVSKSADFPRYAKVAALTFEMIYEQPVCYEFGLIKVPTVLFTGKEDKTIVGKALLSDEEKARHGQYKLLGPATAKKIPGCKLIEFDNCGHIPHIEVPDKFLKELMANL; from the coding sequence ATGCGTAAAATATCCTTTTTTATTTTAGCCTGGTTAGGGTCAGTTGCAGCAGTGGCTCAGCCCGATACTTTGTCTATCACTTTAGAAAATGTGAAATACCCTTACCCTTTAAGTTTTATGCCGCTTAAGGTGGAGGGACAGGACATCCGGATGGCTTATATGGATGTTAAGCCGACAAGCGCCAATGGTAAAACGGTGATGCTGTTTCATGGCAAAAACTTTGGCGGCTATTATTGGGGCAACGTGATTGAAGCCTTAACAGCCAAGGGCTATCGGGTTGTTGTACCCGATCAGATTGGCTTTGGCAAATCGTCAAAGCCATTTATTCACTACAGTTTTCATAAGCTGGCTACCTTCAACAAAAAGCTATTGGATACGCTGGGTGTACAAAAAGCAACTATTATGGGGCATTCTATGGGTGGTATGCTGGCCACGCGCTTTACGTTGATGTACCCCAACACGGTTGATAAGCTTTTGCTTGAAGACCCGATAGGGCTTGAAGACTACCGCACTTTTGTACCCTACCAATCGGCAGAGCAGGACTATGCCACAGAGCTGAAAACCAGTTTTGAGAGCGTTAAGAAATACTATCAAACATCATATTTTACGCAATGGAAGCCGGAGTACGACTACCTGGTAAAAATTGGTGCTGGTGTAAGTAAAAGCGCTGATTTTCCGCGCTACGCCAAGGTTGCCGCACTTACCTTCGAAATGATTTACGAACAGCCGGTATGCTATGAGTTTGGGCTGATTAAGGTACCAACGGTACTATTTACCGGCAAAGAAGATAAGACTATAGTAGGTAAAGCCCTGCTTAGTGATGAAGAAAAAGCCCGGCACGGGCAGTACAAACTATTAGGACCTGCCACGGCTAAAAAGATACCCGGCTGCAAGCTTATAGAGTTTGACAACTGCGGACATATACCACATATAGAGGTACCCGATAAGTTTTTAAAAGAACTAATGGCCAATTTATAA
- a CDS encoding exodeoxyribonuclease III — MKIITYNVNGIRSAISKNWLSWLQATDADVVCLQEIKASPDVLTDLLLIEQLGYQHYWYPAEKKGYSGTAIFTKEMPKHIEYGCGIEDFDREGRCIRVDFEDVSVMSVYFPSGSSGDERQSFKFRFLDEFGAYLNQLKWAYPKLVVSGDYNICHKPIDIHNPKSNANSSGFLPAEREWMDEFCDSGFIDSFRYLNKEPHNYTWWSFRANSRAKNLGWRIDYNMVTSELQSAIKRAAILPEAKHSDHCPVLLELAL; from the coding sequence ATGAAGATTATTACTTATAACGTAAACGGCATACGCTCAGCCATCAGCAAAAATTGGCTGTCGTGGTTACAGGCTACCGATGCCGACGTGGTATGCCTGCAGGAAATCAAAGCATCGCCCGATGTACTGACCGACTTGCTGCTGATTGAACAGCTGGGCTACCAGCACTACTGGTACCCTGCCGAAAAGAAAGGCTACAGCGGTACCGCCATTTTTACTAAAGAAATGCCCAAGCACATAGAATATGGCTGTGGTATAGAAGATTTTGACCGTGAAGGCCGTTGTATCCGGGTTGATTTTGAAGATGTATCCGTAATGAGTGTCTATTTCCCCTCGGGCTCTAGCGGTGATGAGCGACAATCGTTTAAATTCCGTTTCCTGGATGAATTTGGTGCTTATTTAAATCAGCTGAAATGGGCTTACCCCAAGCTGGTAGTATCTGGCGATTATAACATTTGCCACAAACCTATTGATATACATAACCCCAAATCGAACGCCAACTCATCGGGCTTTTTGCCGGCCGAGCGCGAATGGATGGATGAGTTTTGCGACTCGGGTTTCATCGATTCCTTTCGTTACCTGAATAAGGAGCCCCATAATTATACCTGGTGGAGCTTCAGAGCTAACTCACGTGCTAAGAACCTGGGCTGGCGTATAGATTATAACATGGTGACCAGTGAACTGCAGAGTGCCATAAAACGGGCCGCCATTTTGCCTGAAGCAAAACACTCTGATCATTGCCCGGTTTTACTGGAATTAGCTTTGTAA
- the efp gene encoding elongation factor P has product MSKASEIKNGNILRFNGELVQVEEFIHRTPGNLRAFYQARMRNVKSGKLVEYRFRTDEEVTIARVETSDYQYLYEDGNDLVVMDNATYEQFNIPKFLFGNAVKFLKEGVNVIIAFESDEPIMAQAPASVELEITYSEPAVKGDTSTNALKAATVETGAEIRVPLFINQGDKVKVDTTTGAYIERVKG; this is encoded by the coding sequence ATGTCTAAAGCATCAGAAATAAAAAACGGGAATATACTCCGCTTCAATGGGGAGTTAGTGCAGGTGGAGGAGTTTATACACCGTACGCCCGGTAACTTACGTGCCTTTTACCAGGCCCGTATGCGCAACGTAAAATCAGGCAAGCTGGTTGAGTACCGTTTCCGTACCGACGAAGAAGTAACCATTGCCCGCGTAGAAACAAGCGATTATCAATACTTGTATGAAGATGGTAACGACCTTGTAGTAATGGATAATGCCACTTACGAGCAATTTAACATACCTAAATTTTTGTTTGGCAATGCTGTTAAATTCTTGAAAGAAGGCGTGAACGTTATTATAGCTTTTGAAAGCGATGAGCCAATTATGGCCCAGGCGCCAGCCTCGGTAGAGTTGGAAATAACCTATTCTGAGCCCGCTGTAAAAGGTGATACCTCAACCAACGCCCTGAAAGCTGCTACAGTAGAAACCGGTGCCGAAATTCGCGTACCGTTGTTCATCAACCAAGGCGATAAAGTAAAAGTTGACACCACCACAGGCGCTTATATTGAGCGTGTAAAAGGTTAA
- a CDS encoding peptidylprolyl isomerase, with protein sequence MKKLLVVCFLLIASAAWAKPPKNQYVRIKTAYGQCIIRLYNQTPKHRDNFIKLAKQGFYNGTLFHRVIQNFMIQGGDPDSKAAKPGQELGNGGLKYTVPAEFNDSLFHKRGVLAAARDNNPEKASSSSQFYIVEGKRATDGRLDTLEQTRLKGFKVPAWQRDVYKSVGGTPQLDHGYTVYGEVISGIDMVDLIAAVEKDKKDRPLKDVAMTVEVLKKRECKQLDKLLQIR encoded by the coding sequence ATGAAGAAACTGTTAGTTGTTTGCTTTTTATTAATAGCGTCTGCTGCCTGGGCAAAGCCGCCTAAAAACCAGTACGTCCGCATTAAAACCGCCTATGGGCAATGCATCATCAGGTTGTATAATCAAACACCTAAACATCGCGATAATTTTATTAAGCTGGCAAAGCAAGGCTTTTACAACGGCACGTTGTTCCATAGAGTAATACAAAACTTTATGATACAGGGCGGCGACCCAGACTCCAAAGCAGCTAAGCCTGGCCAAGAGTTGGGCAACGGTGGTTTAAAATACACCGTACCGGCCGAGTTTAATGACAGTCTTTTTCATAAACGAGGCGTGTTGGCCGCCGCCCGTGATAATAATCCTGAAAAGGCATCAAGCAGCAGCCAGTTTTATATTGTGGAGGGCAAGCGTGCTACGGATGGACGGTTGGATACACTAGAACAAACGCGGCTCAAAGGCTTTAAAGTACCTGCATGGCAACGCGACGTATACAAGTCTGTTGGTGGTACACCCCAGCTTGACCATGGCTATACCGTTTATGGCGAAGTGATAAGTGGCATTGACATGGTAGATTTGATTGCCGCCGTAGAAAAGGACAAAAAAGACCGCCCGCTTAAAGATGTGGCTATGACCGTTGAGGTGCTTAAGAAAAGGGAGTGCAAACAGCTGGATAAGCTATTACAGATCAGGTAA
- a CDS encoding pitrilysin family protein produces MKKSLRLMLALLAASATTYGQAKLVQKVTKTGTELVIPYEKYVLPNGLTVILHEDHSDPLVHVDVTYHVGSAREEIGKSGFAHFFEHMMFEGSDHALKGVHDKITIGNGGTNNGSTNHDRTNYYETVPANLLENTIWLEADRMGFLLGQVTQDRFEVQRATVKNERGQNYDNRPYGLVSQYYSKNLYPYGHPYSWLTIGYIEDLNRSNVNDLKNFFMRWYGPNNATLTIGGDFQTASTLKMIEKYFGSIPRGPEVKPVAVPAVSLTANRYASYTDNYARLPMLAMVYPTVPNFAKDMPAIDCLAEILGQGKNSVLYQTVVKKQLALQASAYSSNDELAGEFVVQLVPLPGKTLADMEQLYRASLDSLEKRGITDEDIEKFKGSMLSQFINGLQSVSGKVSQLAEYQTYTGNPNMTASQLKAYTSLTKQDVINAYNKYIKNKGAVVLSVLTKGQNVTPAKADNFTVDTTQYKAPNYGYAGLKYNRPKDNFDRSQVPPIGASPVTKAPVFWQKTLSPGVQVIGSENNEVPVVTLNISIPGGRLADAANLSKAGLASFFTAMMGEDTRQYSAERFAAELQKLGSSIRVSNDVDAVVFQVQSLKTNLPKTMALLQERMLSPKFTQEAFDRLKKQRLESFKLLKAQPAAIANSVFAKLNYGGNNVLGLPESGTEQTVTNITFSDIQSYYDNFMTANGAKVVVVGDVKEPEVITQLAFLGKLPNKKVTLAAPAAALPVAKTKIYIVDVPKAAQTQFSVGYGNNLRYNPTGDYYKAYMANYPLGTDFTSRLNTYLRETKGWTYGARSTFSADKYAGSFAFSSGIRAASTDSALVALMTELKNFSTNGPTAEEVTFLKKAISQGNALRYETGFQKARFISLIQEYNLPADYITRQTALLNSMTQDQLKTVAHQYILPGQMNILLVGDKARILPGLQKLGYEIVELNTDGDPATAGN; encoded by the coding sequence ATGAAAAAATCTCTACGCCTAATGCTTGCGCTGCTTGCTGCAAGTGCTACTACTTACGGGCAGGCCAAACTGGTACAAAAAGTAACCAAAACCGGCACCGAACTGGTTATTCCTTACGAGAAATATGTACTGCCTAACGGCTTAACCGTTATTTTACACGAAGACCACTCAGACCCGCTGGTACATGTAGATGTAACGTACCATGTAGGTTCGGCCCGGGAAGAGATAGGCAAATCGGGCTTTGCACACTTTTTTGAGCACATGATGTTTGAAGGGTCAGACCATGCGCTTAAAGGTGTTCATGATAAAATTACGATTGGTAATGGCGGTACTAACAATGGCTCTACCAACCACGACCGCACTAACTATTATGAAACGGTACCAGCTAACTTGTTGGAAAATACAATATGGCTCGAAGCCGACCGTATGGGGTTTTTGCTGGGTCAGGTAACGCAGGATCGTTTTGAGGTACAGCGTGCTACGGTAAAGAACGAGCGTGGCCAGAACTATGATAACCGCCCCTATGGCCTGGTATCGCAGTACTATAGCAAAAATCTTTATCCTTACGGTCACCCGTACTCTTGGTTAACTATAGGCTACATCGAAGATTTGAATCGCAGCAATGTGAATGATCTGAAAAACTTCTTTATGCGGTGGTATGGCCCTAACAATGCCACGCTTACCATTGGTGGCGATTTCCAAACAGCTTCTACCCTCAAAATGATCGAAAAGTATTTTGGCAGCATTCCTCGTGGTCCGGAAGTTAAACCGGTTGCTGTTCCGGCTGTTAGCTTAACAGCCAATCGCTATGCGTCCTATACTGATAATTACGCACGTTTGCCTATGCTGGCTATGGTGTATCCAACCGTACCTAACTTTGCTAAAGACATGCCGGCTATCGATTGCCTGGCTGAGATATTAGGCCAAGGTAAAAACTCTGTTTTATATCAAACTGTGGTGAAAAAGCAACTGGCCTTACAAGCATCTGCCTATAGCAGTAATGATGAGCTGGCTGGTGAGTTTGTGGTGCAATTGGTGCCCTTACCCGGCAAAACCCTGGCCGATATGGAGCAGCTTTACCGCGCATCGCTCGACTCGCTGGAGAAACGTGGTATTACCGACGAGGACATAGAAAAATTTAAAGGCAGCATGCTATCACAGTTTATTAACGGCCTGCAAAGTGTATCGGGTAAAGTGTCTCAACTGGCCGAGTACCAAACCTATACCGGCAACCCTAACATGACGGCCTCACAGCTAAAAGCTTATACCTCGCTTACCAAGCAGGATGTGATCAATGCCTACAACAAATACATCAAAAACAAGGGTGCTGTTGTTTTAAGCGTACTTACTAAAGGCCAAAATGTTACGCCGGCCAAAGCCGACAACTTTACGGTTGATACTACTCAGTATAAAGCGCCAAACTACGGCTATGCCGGCTTAAAATACAACCGCCCTAAAGATAACTTTGACCGCAGCCAAGTACCGCCAATTGGTGCCTCCCCGGTTACTAAAGCGCCTGTTTTCTGGCAAAAAACTTTATCTCCAGGTGTACAGGTTATTGGGTCCGAAAACAACGAAGTACCTGTAGTTACCCTCAACATCAGCATCCCTGGTGGCCGTTTGGCCGATGCGGCTAATTTGTCGAAAGCTGGTTTAGCAAGTTTCTTTACAGCTATGATGGGCGAGGATACACGTCAATATTCGGCCGAGCGCTTTGCTGCCGAGTTGCAAAAACTAGGTAGCAGTATACGCGTAAGTAATGATGTAGATGCGGTGGTTTTCCAGGTACAGTCACTTAAAACTAATCTGCCTAAAACTATGGCGCTTCTACAGGAGCGCATGCTGAGTCCTAAATTTACCCAGGAAGCATTTGACCGCTTGAAAAAGCAACGTTTAGAATCTTTTAAATTACTTAAAGCACAGCCGGCGGCTATAGCAAACAGCGTATTTGCCAAGCTGAACTATGGCGGCAATAACGTGCTGGGTTTGCCTGAATCGGGTACTGAGCAAACAGTTACCAACATTACTTTTAGCGACATACAAAGCTATTACGACAACTTTATGACCGCTAACGGCGCGAAAGTGGTAGTTGTAGGCGATGTTAAAGAACCAGAGGTAATTACCCAGTTGGCCTTCTTAGGCAAGCTACCCAACAAAAAGGTAACCCTTGCAGCTCCGGCAGCAGCTTTACCGGTAGCTAAAACCAAAATTTACATTGTAGATGTGCCCAAGGCTGCCCAAACCCAGTTTTCGGTGGGATATGGCAACAACCTGCGTTACAACCCAACCGGCGATTACTATAAAGCCTATATGGCTAACTACCCGCTGGGTACCGACTTCACTAGCCGCCTCAACACCTACCTGCGCGAAACCAAAGGTTGGACCTATGGTGCACGCAGCACGTTCTCGGCCGATAAATATGCCGGTTCATTTGCCTTTAGCTCAGGTATCCGCGCGGCATCAACCGATAGCGCATTAGTAGCCTTAATGACGGAGTTGAAAAACTTTAGCACCAATGGCCCCACAGCCGAGGAGGTAACTTTCCTGAAAAAAGCAATTAGCCAGGGTAATGCACTGCGTTATGAAACCGGTTTTCAAAAAGCCCGCTTTATCTCGTTGATACAAGAATACAATTTGCCCGCCGATTACATTACCAGGCAAACTGCACTACTAAATAGCATGACGCAGGATCAGTTAAAGACTGTTGCACACCAGTACATCCTGCCCGGTCAAATGAACATTTTACTGGTAGGCGATAAAGCCCGCATTTTACCTGGCCTGCAAAAATTAGGCTATGAGATTGTTGAACTGAATACCGATGGCGACCCGGCAACCGCAGGTAATTAA
- the hisS gene encoding histidine--tRNA ligase: protein MASVKPSVPKGMRDFSPAEMVKRNYIFDTIKSVFRKYGYQQIETPTMENSATLLGKYGEEGDKLIFKVLNSGDYLAKTDEQALATRNSNLVASSISEKALRYDLTVPFARYVVQHQNDITFPFKRFQVQPVWRADRPQKGRYREFYQCDADVVGSDSLLNEAEFILIYDEALSKLGLTDFNIKINNRKILSGIAEIIGKPELIVDMTVAIDKLDKIGLDGVVNELLTKGFTQEDINQLEPVILLQGNNAEKIEKLKTILASSAVGLKGIAELETIFTYLQSFTLQKATVELDITLARGLNYYTGAIFEVKTNEVAMGSIGGGGRYDDLTGMFGLKGLTGAGISFGADRIYDVLEELKLFPEASNQTTKVLICPFDAAGEAYGLPLLQKLRNSNINAELYPAGAKIKKQLDYANNKNIPYVVVIGSDEMQSGLLTFKNMQSGEQQKLGAQDILKAVM, encoded by the coding sequence ATGGCTTCTGTTAAACCCTCGGTACCTAAAGGCATGCGCGACTTTTCGCCCGCCGAAATGGTAAAACGCAACTATATATTCGACACTATAAAATCAGTTTTCCGCAAATACGGCTATCAGCAAATTGAAACGCCCACTATGGAGAATTCAGCCACTTTGCTAGGTAAATACGGGGAAGAGGGAGATAAGCTTATTTTTAAAGTACTGAATAGCGGCGATTATTTAGCTAAAACCGATGAACAGGCATTAGCTACACGTAACTCTAATCTGGTAGCTTCTTCTATTTCCGAAAAAGCCTTACGCTATGATTTAACAGTACCCTTTGCCCGTTACGTAGTACAGCACCAAAACGATATTACCTTTCCGTTCAAGCGTTTCCAGGTGCAACCGGTATGGCGTGCCGACAGGCCGCAAAAAGGCCGCTACCGCGAGTTTTACCAGTGCGATGCTGATGTGGTTGGCTCTGATTCATTATTGAATGAGGCGGAGTTTATATTAATATACGACGAAGCACTGAGCAAGCTGGGCTTAACCGATTTTAACATCAAGATCAATAACCGCAAGATACTATCGGGCATAGCCGAAATTATTGGCAAGCCGGAGTTGATTGTGGATATGACCGTGGCTATTGATAAGCTGGATAAAATTGGGTTGGATGGCGTAGTGAACGAACTCCTGACAAAGGGCTTTACTCAAGAAGATATAAATCAGTTGGAGCCGGTAATCCTGTTGCAAGGGAACAATGCCGAAAAGATAGAAAAGCTAAAAACTATTCTGGCATCATCTGCTGTGGGCTTAAAAGGTATTGCCGAACTGGAAACCATATTTACCTACCTGCAGAGCTTTACGCTGCAAAAAGCAACGGTTGAGCTGGATATTACCCTGGCTCGCGGTCTGAATTATTATACCGGGGCTATTTTTGAGGTAAAAACCAATGAGGTGGCTATGGGCAGCATTGGCGGTGGCGGCCGTTATGATGACCTTACCGGAATGTTTGGCCTAAAAGGCTTAACCGGTGCCGGTATATCCTTTGGTGCCGACCGTATTTATGATGTGCTGGAAGAGTTGAAGCTGTTCCCCGAGGCCAGTAATCAAACCACCAAAGTGTTGATCTGCCCGTTTGATGCAGCCGGCGAGGCGTACGGGTTGCCCCTACTGCAAAAGCTGCGCAACAGCAATATCAATGCAGAATTGTACCCTGCAGGCGCAAAAATCAAAAAACAACTGGATTACGCCAATAATAAAAATATCCCTTACGTGGTTGTTATTGGCAGCGACGAAATGCAAAGCGGCTTGCTGACCTTTAAAAACATGCAAAGCGGCGAGCAACAAAAGCTGGGTGCACAGGATATATTGAAGGCGGTGATGTAA